The following proteins are co-located in the Solea senegalensis isolate Sse05_10M linkage group LG12, IFAPA_SoseM_1, whole genome shotgun sequence genome:
- the dlg3 gene encoding disks large homolog 3 isoform X6 translates to MMNSSMSSGSGSLRTSEKRSLYVRALFDYDRTRDSCLPSQGLSFSYGDILHVINASDDEWWQARLVTPHGESEQIGVIPSKKRVEKKERARLKTVKFHARTGMIESNRPVKVKRKKSFNLSRKFPFYKSKENIVQELVESEQCLTSNTSDSESSSKGQEDTILSYEPVIRQEIHYTRPVIILGPMKDRINDDLISEFPHKFGSCVPHTTRPRRENEMDGQDYHFVASREQMEKDIQDNKFIEAGQFNENLYGTSVLSVRTVAERGKHCILDVSGNAIKRLQQAQLYPIAIFIKPKSIEALMEMNKRQTYEQANKVFDKAVKLEQDFGEFFTAIVQGDSLEEIYNKIKLIIEEQSGPYIWIPSSEKL, encoded by the exons ATGATGAACAGCAGCATGAGCTCAGGATCAGGCTCCCTGCGTACCAGTGAGAAACGCTCTCTCTATGTCAG AGCTTTGTTTGACTATGATCGAACGAGGGACAGCTGCCTGCCCAGCCAAGGCTTGAGCTTCTCTTACGGGGATATCCTCCATGTCATAAATGCCTCTGATGACGAGTGGTGGCAGGCGAGGCTGGTCACGCCACACGGAGAGAGTGAGCAGATTGGGGTTATTCCAAGCAAGAAGAG AGTGGAGAAAAAAGAGCGGGCCAGGTTAAAAACAGTCAAGTTCCATGCCAGGACAGGCATGATTGAGTCTAACAGG CCAGTCAAAGTAAAGCGCAAAAAAAGCTTCAACCTCTCACGCAAGTTCCCATTTTACAAGAGCAAGGAGAATATTGTGCAGGAGTTGGTGGAGTCTGAAC AATGCCTGACATCCAACACAAGTGACAGTGAAAGCAGTTCAA AGGGGCAGGAGGACACGATTCTCTCCTACGAGCCAGTCATTCGACAGGAAA TCCACTACACAAGGCCTGTGATCATTTTGGGCCCAATGAAGGACAGAATAAACGACGACCTCATCTCAGAGTTTCCTCACAAGTTTGGCTCCTGTGTACCAC ATACGACTCGTCCGAGGCGAGAGAACGAGATGGACGGCCAGGACTACCACTTTGTGGCCTCGAGAGAGCAAATGGAGAAAGACATTCAGGATAATAAATTCATCGAGGCGGGCCAGTTCAACGAGAACCTCTACGGGACGAGCGTCTTGTCCGTCAGAACGGTGGCTGAGAGG GGGAAACACTGCATCCTGGACGTGTCTGGGAACGCCATAAAACGACTGCAGCAAGCACAACTTTATCCGATCGCCATCTTTATCAAACCAAAATCCATTGAAGCCCTAAT GGAGATGAATAAGAGGCAGACGTATGAGCAGGCCAATAAAGTCTTTGACAAGGCAGTGAAGCTGGAGCAGGACTTTGGAGAGTTTTTcacag cTATTGTACAGGGTGACTCACTAGAGGAGATCTACAACAAAATCAAGCTAATCATCGAGGAGCAGTCCGGTCCCTACATCTGGATCCCGTCCTCAGAGAAGCTCTGA